The Pseudomonas sp. R4-35-07 genome contains a region encoding:
- a CDS encoding DUF932 domain-containing protein — protein MAHQVEQMAYVGATPWHGLGRQLTQKQPIEVWQREAGMDWQIQESPVHFKADAIGHMGSIHSFPEQKVLYRSDTKAPLSVVSNRYQIVQPREVMEFYRDLTEVSGYELETAGVLKGGRKFWALARTGQNATLKGNDQVNGYLLLATSCDGTLATTATPTTVRVVCNNTLSIALDGIPHAIKVPHNTRFNPQSVKKQLGIAVSQWDEFMYRMRVLSERKVQWPEAMSFFMEVLCETHAHDPIPDVLPNKRALEKVQNLYEGKGRGSVMESARGTAWGLLNAVTEYVDHERRARSSEYRMDSAWFGQGAQIKQRALDSALRLVA, from the coding sequence ATGGCTCATCAAGTCGAACAAATGGCTTACGTTGGCGCAACCCCGTGGCATGGCCTCGGCCGTCAACTGACACAGAAACAGCCGATAGAAGTCTGGCAGCGTGAAGCCGGTATGGACTGGCAGATCCAGGAAAGCCCGGTTCACTTCAAGGCCGACGCTATCGGCCATATGGGCAGTATTCATTCATTCCCAGAGCAAAAGGTGCTGTACCGTTCCGACACCAAGGCACCGCTGTCGGTGGTTTCCAACCGCTATCAAATTGTCCAACCGCGTGAGGTGATGGAGTTTTACCGTGACCTGACTGAAGTGTCCGGCTATGAGCTGGAAACCGCTGGAGTGCTCAAAGGCGGTCGTAAGTTCTGGGCATTAGCAAGAACCGGGCAAAACGCCACCTTGAAGGGCAACGATCAGGTTAATGGCTACTTGTTGCTGGCGACCTCGTGTGACGGCACCCTCGCGACCACAGCCACGCCGACCACCGTTCGCGTGGTTTGCAACAACACGTTGAGCATTGCCTTGGATGGTATTCCCCATGCAATCAAGGTCCCACATAACACGCGATTCAATCCTCAGTCGGTGAAAAAGCAACTCGGTATTGCCGTCTCGCAATGGGACGAATTCATGTACCGGATGCGCGTGCTCTCCGAACGCAAAGTTCAGTGGCCTGAGGCGATGAGCTTCTTTATGGAGGTGCTATGTGAGACCCACGCCCATGATCCCATTCCCGACGTACTACCCAACAAACGAGCGCTGGAGAAGGTGCAAAACCTATACGAAGGCAAAGGTCGCGGATCGGTCATGGAGTCTGCTCGCGGCACCGCATGGGGCCTGCTAAACGCAGTAACTGAGTATGTCGATCACGAGCGTCGTGCCAGGAGTTCAGAATACCGGATGGACTCAGCTTGGTTCGGGCAGGGAGCGCAAATCAAGCAACGCGCACTCGACTCGGCTCTTCGACTAGTTGCCTAA
- a CDS encoding helix-turn-helix domain-containing protein — translation MSVLAKRIKQARIRAGLSQERLGLDAGLDEMSASTRMNRYELGKRVPAPDLVERLSEVLSVPAAYFYAVEDDEAELLIKFSKLDADERVQLMRYLDELLESQ, via the coding sequence ATGTCAGTACTGGCAAAGCGGATAAAGCAGGCGCGTATTAGGGCGGGGTTGTCGCAAGAACGACTAGGACTTGATGCCGGCTTAGACGAGATGTCTGCAAGCACCCGTATGAACCGATACGAGTTGGGGAAGCGGGTTCCTGCCCCGGATTTGGTCGAGCGGCTGAGCGAGGTGCTCAGTGTTCCTGCGGCGTATTTTTACGCGGTCGAAGATGACGAAGCTGAGCTGCTTATCAAGTTTAGTAAGCTGGATGCAGATGAGCGCGTGCAGCTAATGCGATACCTGGACGAGCTGCTGGAATCTCAATAG